The nucleotide sequence TTGCTGAGATGGTTGATGGTGGTTTGTAATGACAGCTTCAGTTTCTGCAATTGGCGATGATTGACAGAGAATTTTCAGGTAGCTTCTTCCATTACACGTTGAGCTGCCGTCTAGAATTGACATGGCGGCTTGGTTTACTGAGCTACCGTCAATTTTAGACAATGGTAGCTTTATTTTCGGTAAATGATTGAGCCATAAAACGAGTATTTTGATCACTAGATCgataccgttagctctgataccatgtttaaattgaaagaattaaaaaattgtaaTGATCGGTTTTGATTATAAGCTGAATTGATACAATTGTTTCCTATTATTACATTTTTGCTAAGTGTTTTATACATACAAAGTTCTAACAGCTAATTCCAATTAAGGAATGGTTCCAATAAACCTTTTGGAGCCTCCTTTTGCAAAAGTGGAATTGGACAGATTTGTAACCGTTACTTGTGATATGTCTTTAAAAGGGAAAGGATGAAAGTTCACTTTCTGATCCCAGATCCCAAAGGTCAAATTACCAAATATGGTAATTTGACTTGGAGTCTTCAATTGCAGTATTCTAACATTTAAGTGTAATGCAAATGAATGAAGTCAAACTGATTGGGCTAGGATAAGAAGCTTAGGGTTGGCCGAAACACAGGACAAAAATGTGGATTTTGTGTTGTATGAAAAGACACGTCATCATCCTAACATTGAAGGCTTGAACACCGGCTTATAAGACTTAACTCCTAGGATTCTGTTCGCCTGTCCGGACCATATACAAAAGACAAATGCTCCATTTTCTATTCTATCTATTAATTACGGagtactaattatttatttatatttattatattcaaacaaatatccaaaagactTGTTTGATAAGACTTGGTGTATATTTGATTGTGGTTCGATTCTCGCTATACACAAAATGCATATAATAGCTTTGCTTGAAAGAGACGGTAGGATTTTGTGTTTTGTTCTTATACGATCAAATCGATCCAGTTGAAATCGAATTGGTAATTCGACGGGCTAGTGTGGAACATGTTCAATGTCCGTGGCAACTAACAATATTCTAATTCTAATACTCATTATGTCAACAATATTCCAATGTTCCTCAAGTTGTTACGATGGTTCATGCTATGTTTATGTTGCAAACCAACTTTTTTTATAGCAACACAAACACATTCATATTATTCTCTTCTTAATTAACTTTTCAATTGCACATCAATTATGTATTGTAAGGTAGCCCTTTCAAGATTTAAAATGAAAATCAAGATTCAACTAAAAAAAGTCATAGAGGATTTGATCATCATTAGATTATAAGATAAGATGAAATTATTGCTATATATGAAATGAAAGCATCATTACTTGCACGTCTATTTGATGCAAAACACTTGATCAGATCTCCTTAACTTGTGCATCCTTAACCACACACTCACTTTCAACATTTTTCTTCTCATCATCAACTTGAAAAGCCGACACCGGATAAGATTTGTGAATGCCAGACGAGGTCCAAAACGTAATCTTATCAGTTGACTGATCATTAATACTAGCCTCAGTAAGCTGTATCCATATTAAGAGCTCCTTACTTTTAACGCCCGTTAATTTCTTGATCTTAAATTTCTCCATATACCCCGTTATTTCCGTTGCATAAGAAGAAATCTTGCCGATTTTTTCATTATTGTTTTTGCTCGGTTTCTTTTGTCTAATCCAAACAAAACCAGTGTCTTTCACATAACCACATTCTTCAATGTCTTTTACAGGCAAGAGACCGTTTGGTAGTCCCATTTTTTCGAGCTGCAATTTTATTTGTTCTTGACAAATTGCATCCCCATAGCAAATTTCCGCAATTGCCCTAATTTGTGGTGTCACAAGAGACATTTTGGTTTGATTTCGAGCTATGATTTGGTTAGTTTTGGATGAGATGAATGGATTATGGAAAGAAGTTAAGCTACTTATAGACTTACAGTAGTATTAGATATCTAAGTAATTGGTCACGTTCTTAATTTTGTGCAAATAATTAGAAGTCCGTGATAAGTTCTTAGTAattagttaggagttttctagttaTAATTGGTTTAAGGACTAACCCTTCTACTATGATCTTAATAATTTGACCTTTATAAAATAAGTTAGGCTGGATGATAGATGATTTATAACCTACTAACTGTCTAATTCATCAATTTACACAAAAACATGATGATTATTTTAGAAGATGCGATTGGGTATTATTTATCAGCATGCTCATtttgaggatttttttttttttttttttggcaaataaCGAAACTCATAAAACGAGGCCGTTTTCCAAAAGAAAACGCCTTCAACGAAGAATACAAATAAACTGGGGGAGCTAGCAGCTAGAAAGCAACCAACTAAATGAAACTAATTTATAAACGAGTCTCCCGTAACAACCCAATAAACAATAAAAACGAACTAACTAATACAAGACCAAATACTACCCGTAAAAGACAGAACTAACCAAACGAACTAAGAGAAATCAACATCTAGATCCCGCCATTTTCAACTTACCGTTAACCGTCTCTTTCAAAATGTTCTTCCCGGATCAATTCTCTATCTTATAAGATAACACTTTGGCGGATCCATTACCCGGTTCGCTCTCCCCGGCCAAACGTATCATCATTTCATCAAAGGCCGCGAAAGCCTCCACGGACATTTTTCCATTCTCGTTTACTCATGAGCCGCTGTCTCTACCATCTTGAATCCCCATAAACATGTTTTGAATTGCGTCTCCATAATACAAGTCATCAAAGTTATCTTCTAAAATATGAATATTGGATACACGTTATTAAATTATATGAATGGCATCTATTTATAGGTAATTTAGGCCGTCACTTTTTTATGACCTTTTTGTTCACTTAACGATAAACGTTGGAATGAGGGTAGATTGAGTTGATCTAGTTGCAAAGATGAAATCACGTTCACATCCATTTTCCTATTTGTTGAGTTaccgttttatttattttttttaaaagatgaAATCACGTTCACATCCATTTTCCTATTTGTTGAGTTaccgttttatttattttttttaaaagcaaacaattatatttaaattatcaACGATATGGTACAGGGAGTGGCTCACATGAACGTAAGCCAAACGTAAATGACATACTATACATTACATCTCGACTATCAATGATATCGAGAAAAAGATAAAT is from Rutidosis leptorrhynchoides isolate AG116_Rl617_1_P2 chromosome 10, CSIRO_AGI_Rlap_v1, whole genome shotgun sequence and encodes:
- the LOC139871400 gene encoding uncharacterized protein, with translation MSLVTPQIRAIAEICYGDAICQEQIKLQLEKMGLPNGLLPVKDIEECGYVKDTGFVWIRQKKPSKNNNEKIGKISSYATEITGYMEKFKIKKLTGVKSKELLIWIQLTEASINDQSTDKITFWTSSGIHKSYPVSAFQVDDEKKNVESECVVKDAQVKEI